One segment of Rubripirellula amarantea DNA contains the following:
- a CDS encoding plasma-membrane proton-efflux P-type ATPase yields MNAINENENAILGLTQAEANRRLGQFGPNELPEATTSVLLKLLSYFWGPIPWMIEIAAILSLVVQHWADFAIISVLLIVNAAVGFWEEFQAGNAVAALKSQLALQARVKRDGRWTTLAARELVPGDCIRLRLGDIVPADADLLASGLANADLTDTDLTSTDLTRTDLTRTDLTRTDSGQDCSVDVDQSALTGESLPVTRKPGETVYSGSIIKQGEIDAIVRATGAETYFGKTAQLVQSAHTTSHFQKAVLRIGNFLIAIAVIMVAFILMVALFRGDPITETLQFALVLTVAAIPVAMPTVLSVTMAVGAKTLARGQAIVSRLASIEELAGMDVLCSDKTGTLTQNRLTLGEPFLMDGITKDEILLAACLASRVENKDPIDSAILEGCGDVPIDFYQVRQFRPFDPVHKRTEAAVQAKDGGRFKTSKGAPQVILNLVSNVDAIRQPVQAAIDNFASRGFRALGVAQYDDVNGWRFLGVLPLSDPPRDDSKSTIAAARQMGCTVKMVTGDQLAIGREVATQLDMGSNLIDAEIFQETSYSESAQVDDMIENADGFAQVFPEHKFHIVDVLQKHGHIVGMTGDGVNDAPALKKADCGIAVSGATDAARAAADIVLMAPGLSVVIDAIEEARKIFQRMNSYAIYRIAETIRVLVFMTLSILVFNFYPVTAVMIVLLALLNDGAILSIAYDRVRCSDKPEHWDMRSVLGVSSVLGLAGVAASFGLFYLAERVYQVDRETIQSLMYLKLSVAGHLTVFATRTRGPFWSIRPAKVLFIAVVGTQVIATLIAVYGILMAPIGWKVAALIWCYALACFLVNDQLKLIAYRMFGSPQSTTNS; encoded by the coding sequence ATGAATGCAATCAATGAAAATGAAAACGCCATCCTCGGGCTCACTCAGGCCGAAGCGAATCGGCGTTTGGGACAGTTTGGTCCGAATGAATTACCCGAAGCAACGACTAGTGTTCTGCTGAAGTTGCTCTCCTATTTCTGGGGACCGATCCCATGGATGATAGAGATCGCAGCCATTCTTTCGCTGGTCGTTCAGCACTGGGCCGATTTCGCGATCATTTCTGTTTTGTTGATCGTCAACGCGGCCGTTGGTTTCTGGGAGGAGTTTCAAGCTGGCAATGCCGTTGCGGCTCTCAAGTCTCAATTGGCTCTTCAAGCTCGTGTCAAACGCGATGGCCGATGGACGACTCTTGCTGCCCGAGAACTGGTCCCCGGCGATTGCATTCGACTTCGTCTAGGCGACATCGTACCTGCCGACGCTGATTTGTTGGCTAGTGGATTGGCGAATGCGGATTTGACGGATACGGATTTGACGAGCACGGATTTGACGAGGACGGATTTGACGAGGACGGATTTGACGAGGACGGATTCCGGGCAGGATTGTTCAGTGGATGTTGACCAATCTGCGCTCACGGGTGAGTCCTTGCCAGTCACGCGGAAACCCGGCGAGACGGTGTACTCCGGATCGATCATCAAGCAGGGAGAGATCGACGCGATTGTCAGGGCGACTGGTGCTGAAACGTACTTTGGTAAAACGGCTCAACTGGTTCAATCCGCTCATACGACTAGTCACTTTCAAAAAGCGGTGCTGCGGATCGGCAACTTCCTAATCGCGATTGCCGTGATCATGGTCGCGTTCATTTTGATGGTCGCGTTGTTTCGTGGTGATCCGATCACTGAAACGTTGCAATTTGCGCTGGTGTTGACCGTCGCCGCAATTCCCGTCGCCATGCCGACCGTTTTATCGGTCACGATGGCCGTAGGTGCGAAAACGCTGGCTCGCGGTCAAGCAATCGTCAGCCGATTGGCGTCGATCGAAGAACTCGCCGGAATGGACGTTCTTTGCAGCGACAAGACTGGCACATTGACACAAAACAGGCTGACCCTCGGCGAACCGTTTCTGATGGACGGCATTACCAAGGACGAAATTTTGCTCGCCGCATGCCTTGCTTCCCGAGTCGAGAACAAGGATCCCATCGACAGCGCTATCTTGGAAGGTTGTGGCGATGTTCCCATCGACTTTTACCAAGTTCGCCAATTTCGACCTTTTGATCCCGTTCACAAACGAACCGAAGCGGCAGTGCAAGCCAAAGATGGTGGCAGGTTCAAGACTAGCAAAGGTGCGCCGCAAGTTATTTTGAATCTGGTCTCGAACGTCGACGCCATTCGGCAACCAGTTCAAGCCGCGATCGACAACTTTGCATCCCGAGGTTTCCGTGCTCTAGGCGTAGCCCAATACGATGACGTCAACGGTTGGAGGTTTCTTGGAGTGCTGCCATTGTCGGATCCACCACGTGATGATTCCAAATCGACGATCGCGGCGGCTCGTCAAATGGGATGCACGGTGAAGATGGTCACCGGCGACCAGTTGGCGATCGGGCGCGAAGTGGCGACTCAGCTCGACATGGGATCAAATCTGATTGACGCCGAGATTTTTCAAGAGACAAGCTACAGCGAATCCGCTCAGGTCGACGACATGATCGAGAATGCGGATGGTTTTGCACAGGTCTTCCCCGAGCACAAATTCCATATTGTCGATGTGTTGCAAAAGCATGGTCACATCGTAGGCATGACCGGCGATGGCGTGAACGACGCTCCGGCGCTGAAGAAGGCCGATTGCGGCATTGCGGTTTCCGGAGCAACCGACGCGGCCCGAGCTGCCGCCGACATTGTGCTGATGGCGCCCGGTTTGTCGGTAGTCATCGACGCCATCGAAGAAGCCCGTAAAATCTTCCAACGGATGAACAGCTACGCGATTTACCGAATCGCTGAAACGATTCGCGTGCTGGTGTTCATGACCTTGTCGATTCTGGTGTTCAACTTCTACCCGGTGACCGCGGTCATGATCGTGTTGTTGGCGTTACTGAACGACGGAGCAATTTTGTCGATCGCTTACGACCGAGTGCGATGTTCGGACAAACCCGAGCATTGGGACATGCGATCTGTCCTGGGTGTATCGAGCGTGCTGGGGCTCGCCGGCGTGGCAGCTTCGTTCGGTTTGTTCTATCTTGCTGAACGCGTCTATCAAGTCGATCGTGAAACGATTCAATCGTTGATGTACTTAAAATTATCTGTCGCTGGTCACCTTACCGTCTTCGCAACGCGCACTCGAGGTCCGTTCTGGTCAATTCGGCCAGCAAAAGTGCTGTTCATCGCAGTCGTCGGAACTCAGGTCATTGCAACGTTGATCGCCGTTTACGGAATTTTGATGGCTCCGATCGGATGGAAGGTGGCGGCACTGATATGGTGTTACGCTCTCGCATGCTTTCTGGTGAACGACCAACTGAAATTGATTGCGTATCGAATGTTCGGAAGTCCTCAATCTACGACCAACTCATGA
- a CDS encoding sulfatase family protein: MNLATLRRSILSLIIFSLMVHAIVCGAKPPNFVITIADDHGVYHSSVYGSPEFQTPNLQQLAADGIRFDNAYVASPACAPSRAALFTGRMPYSNGIVGNHEFELKPGVVSLLPTLIAQGYEVVFHGKVGHSGRKHFGQYVPQSVKILGGGGLQETMTLDQVETFLAQRSDDAPPLALFLGWTDTHTAWPPKEEARIAPEDVVIPPKIFDTPEARVEMTRYVEGAEDIDRRVGETRGLVAKYLDVDNTLVVYTSDHGMPWPFAKWSLYETGIRTPLIAVWPGKIKPSSSTDAMVSWIDLIPTLIDLAGGSSPQGVDGRSFAKVLLGETDKHRDVIFATHKGDNEKNVYPIRSVRAGKWKYIRNLHPEFAYTTHTDVWAKETPRDPKHWAHAGQHWQSYIDAATTDPNAAAFLHDYHTNPPEELYDVESDPFETSNLVASPAQATKLAELRHLVDAHMKEVNDDQSLSGPPQLLKDFSLPEAARNPK; this comes from the coding sequence ATGAACTTAGCCACACTTCGACGATCGATCCTTTCGCTAATCATCTTCAGCTTGATGGTCCATGCCATCGTTTGCGGGGCCAAGCCACCGAACTTTGTCATCACGATTGCCGATGATCATGGCGTTTACCATTCGTCGGTTTACGGATCGCCCGAATTTCAAACGCCAAACCTGCAACAACTTGCCGCCGACGGCATCAGGTTCGACAACGCTTATGTCGCTTCGCCCGCTTGCGCCCCCAGCCGTGCGGCTTTGTTTACCGGGCGAATGCCTTACAGCAATGGCATTGTTGGCAATCACGAATTCGAACTCAAACCTGGTGTCGTTTCACTGTTGCCCACGCTCATCGCACAAGGGTACGAGGTCGTTTTTCACGGCAAGGTCGGGCATTCCGGGCGGAAACATTTTGGTCAATATGTTCCGCAGAGTGTAAAAATCCTCGGTGGTGGCGGTCTGCAAGAAACCATGACATTGGATCAGGTGGAAACCTTCCTCGCGCAACGCAGCGATGATGCACCTCCACTGGCCTTGTTCCTTGGCTGGACGGACACACACACGGCATGGCCACCCAAAGAAGAAGCCAGGATTGCTCCCGAAGACGTTGTCATTCCTCCGAAGATATTTGACACGCCCGAAGCTCGCGTAGAAATGACGCGATACGTCGAAGGAGCCGAAGACATCGACCGTCGAGTCGGCGAAACTCGAGGATTAGTCGCCAAGTATCTCGACGTAGATAACACGCTGGTGGTCTACACGTCGGATCATGGCATGCCGTGGCCGTTCGCAAAATGGTCGCTTTACGAAACGGGAATTCGCACTCCTTTGATCGCCGTTTGGCCAGGCAAGATAAAGCCGAGTTCGTCGACTGATGCGATGGTCAGTTGGATCGACCTGATACCGACACTTATTGACTTGGCCGGTGGTTCGTCACCTCAAGGCGTCGACGGACGGTCGTTCGCGAAAGTTCTGCTGGGTGAAACTGACAAGCATCGCGACGTGATTTTCGCTACGCACAAAGGCGACAACGAAAAGAATGTTTACCCGATTCGCAGCGTCCGCGCGGGCAAATGGAAATACATCCGAAACCTGCATCCTGAGTTCGCCTATACCACTCATACGGACGTCTGGGCCAAGGAAACACCGCGTGACCCCAAGCACTGGGCGCATGCAGGCCAGCACTGGCAATCGTACATCGATGCGGCTACGACGGACCCCAATGCCGCGGCCTTTCTGCACGACTATCACACCAATCCGCCGGAGGAACTCTACGACGTCGAGAGCGATCCGTTCGAAACCAGCAACTTGGTCGCGTCACCCGCGCAAGCCACCAAACTGGCTGAACTGCGGCACTTGGTCGATGCTCATATGAAAGAGGTTAACGACGATCAATCGCTAAGCGGGCCGCCACAATTGCTGAAGGACTTCTCGTTGCCAGAGGCGGCACGAAACCCGAAGTAG
- a CDS encoding glycogen debranching protein codes for MKTWSQSEGTPYPLGAFWVAEDQAYNFSIYSRHAEVVHLLLYSEQDTTHPMLEVALDYLTNKSGPVWHCRVDQSDAAGAAYYGYRIDGPAPQGRYDWHCFDFEKILLDPCARSVHFPESFSRAAACRPGSNAGQAPLGVLPTQLCEVDWKDDKQPRHDSDLVIYELHVKGFTQHPSSGVPELHRGTFLGVVDKIPYLVDLGITAVELMPVFQFDPDDDNYWGYMPMNFYSPHHAYATNPFACDVQAEFCTMVRELHAAGIEVILDVVYNHTCEGDHTGPTYSFKGIDSSSAYIMTGNAAAPFANYSGTGNTMHTANRAVRRHIVDSLRFWDSEMHIDGFRFDLASIFTRNSDGSINLDDPPIVSEIGTNADLTNNRLIAEPWDAGGEFQLGQKFPGQRWMQWNAHYRDTLQRFVRGDKGFIPELMTRLYGSADLFPDDRYHALQPPLSINYITSHDGSTLYDLVAYNQKRNWANGHENTDGASEWRWNCGWEGDDNVPIEVIELRKRQVKNFIGLLMLSNGTPMFRMGDEFLQTQQGNNNPYNQDNETTWLNWDRRQANEDVHRFVKQMIAFRKSHPSISRSRFWRDEITWYGSGHLVDMSHHSQQLAYCLHGQSQNDVDLYVMINAASSTATFGIQAGAPGTWHRVIDTARPSPEDITFSSSRPLEATAYEVAGRSIVVLMTRPE; via the coding sequence ATGAAGACCTGGTCCCAATCCGAAGGCACGCCGTATCCCCTTGGCGCGTTTTGGGTCGCCGAAGACCAAGCCTATAACTTTTCGATCTACTCGCGTCACGCGGAAGTGGTGCACTTGCTGCTTTATTCTGAGCAAGACACAACGCATCCGATGTTGGAAGTCGCGCTCGACTACTTAACGAACAAGTCCGGTCCGGTTTGGCATTGTCGCGTCGACCAATCGGACGCGGCTGGCGCGGCGTACTACGGATACCGAATTGACGGGCCGGCACCCCAGGGACGGTACGATTGGCACTGCTTTGACTTCGAGAAAATCCTGCTTGATCCTTGTGCTCGCAGCGTTCACTTTCCGGAATCATTCAGCCGAGCCGCCGCATGTCGGCCGGGTTCCAACGCGGGACAAGCACCGCTTGGCGTTTTGCCAACTCAGCTTTGCGAAGTGGATTGGAAAGACGACAAGCAACCGCGGCACGATAGTGATTTGGTAATTTACGAATTGCACGTCAAAGGATTCACTCAGCATCCAAGTTCTGGCGTTCCGGAATTGCACCGTGGGACCTTTCTCGGTGTGGTCGACAAGATTCCGTATCTGGTTGACCTTGGCATCACGGCGGTTGAACTGATGCCGGTGTTTCAGTTCGATCCGGATGACGATAATTACTGGGGCTACATGCCGATGAATTTTTATTCGCCGCATCATGCCTACGCCACCAATCCTTTTGCTTGCGATGTCCAAGCGGAGTTCTGCACGATGGTCCGCGAGCTTCATGCGGCTGGAATCGAAGTCATTCTAGACGTGGTCTATAACCACACCTGCGAAGGAGATCACACGGGCCCCACCTATAGCTTCAAGGGAATCGACAGTAGTTCCGCTTACATCATGACCGGCAACGCCGCGGCTCCCTTTGCCAATTACAGCGGCACGGGCAACACGATGCACACCGCCAACCGAGCTGTCCGTCGACACATCGTCGACAGCTTGCGGTTCTGGGATAGCGAGATGCACATTGATGGGTTTCGCTTCGACCTTGCGTCTATCTTTACACGCAACAGCGACGGTTCCATCAATTTGGACGACCCGCCCATTGTTAGCGAGATCGGCACCAATGCCGATCTCACAAACAACCGTCTCATCGCGGAGCCTTGGGATGCGGGTGGCGAATTTCAACTTGGCCAAAAGTTTCCCGGCCAGCGTTGGATGCAATGGAACGCTCATTACCGCGACACGTTGCAGCGATTCGTTCGCGGCGACAAGGGCTTCATCCCCGAGTTGATGACTCGATTGTACGGCAGTGCGGATCTGTTTCCCGATGATCGTTACCACGCTTTGCAACCTCCATTAAGCATCAACTACATCACCTCACATGACGGTTCGACGCTTTACGACCTGGTCGCCTATAACCAAAAACGCAACTGGGCCAACGGTCACGAAAACACCGACGGTGCTAGTGAGTGGCGCTGGAATTGCGGATGGGAAGGCGACGACAACGTTCCCATCGAGGTGATCGAACTTCGCAAACGACAAGTCAAGAACTTTATCGGCCTGTTGATGCTTTCCAACGGCACGCCGATGTTCCGAATGGGCGACGAGTTCTTGCAAACGCAACAGGGCAACAATAACCCCTACAACCAAGACAACGAAACGACCTGGCTGAATTGGGACCGACGGCAAGCAAACGAAGACGTTCATCGGTTTGTCAAGCAAATGATCGCGTTTCGCAAAAGCCACCCGTCGATCAGCCGTTCGCGATTTTGGCGAGACGAAATCACTTGGTATGGCAGCGGCCACCTTGTCGACATGTCTCACCATTCCCAGCAGCTCGCCTACTGTTTACATGGCCAATCTCAAAACGACGTTGATCTCTACGTGATGATCAACGCCGCTTCGTCCACAGCCACCTTTGGCATTCAAGCAGGCGCTCCCGGAACATGGCACCGAGTCATTGATACCGCGCGCCCCTCGCCCGAGGACATCACGTTCAGCTCAAGTCGCCCTCTCGAAGCCACCGCCTACGAGGTTGCGGGGCGAAGCATCGTCGTCCTGATGACTCGGCCAGAGTGA
- a CDS encoding sulfatase family protein: MKLPIMFAIVPSLLLTVTAIADDRPNVIVFYTDDHGHADLSCQGVVGDVQTPNVDALAKSGVLARHGYSTAPQCIPSRAGLLVGKFQSKFGAEANGYSLKGFDEELTIAERLQAAGYVTAQFGKWHLGPGIRITDHGFKHVYAQNSGGPFAANIKLDGQDRPMGTMQTRLYHIDGCSQAAVSIIDRYKDDPFFLYVAYRAPHVPLDARKKYLDRFPDAMPERRRQALAMLSAVDDGVGRIVSTLAKHNLTQKTLIFYIGDNGAPLKIHKRDAPGGGPGWDGSLNDPLNGEKGMLSEGGMHVPFVVSWPGTIPAGQIYDHPISALDVAATAASLAKIDVEPGEPGKLDELDGVNLIPFLTGQDNSAPHDALMWRWIAQSAIREGDWKLLRGGDREYLYNLESDIEEKHSLMATHPDIADRLREKLKTWSETLDPPGLTTGPMAKTWHDYYDFYMEGKPLTPSNDKTTAGNNAKQKQKRRRAIRAKAAAND; this comes from the coding sequence ATGAAGCTCCCAATCATGTTCGCTATTGTGCCATCGTTGCTATTAACAGTAACTGCGATCGCCGACGATCGACCCAACGTGATCGTGTTCTATACCGATGACCACGGACACGCAGACCTTTCGTGCCAGGGCGTAGTTGGTGATGTGCAAACTCCAAACGTGGATGCGTTAGCGAAAAGTGGCGTGTTGGCCCGGCATGGATATAGCACCGCGCCACAGTGCATTCCATCACGAGCGGGATTGCTGGTCGGAAAGTTCCAATCCAAGTTCGGAGCTGAAGCCAATGGATATTCGCTTAAGGGTTTCGATGAAGAATTAACGATCGCCGAACGACTTCAAGCCGCCGGATATGTCACGGCGCAATTTGGAAAGTGGCACCTTGGCCCTGGGATACGTATCACCGATCACGGATTCAAGCATGTCTATGCTCAAAACAGCGGTGGACCATTCGCGGCCAATATCAAGCTCGATGGACAAGATCGTCCGATGGGTACGATGCAGACCAGGCTCTATCACATTGATGGTTGCAGCCAAGCGGCAGTTTCCATCATCGATCGGTACAAAGACGACCCATTCTTTTTGTACGTGGCCTACCGAGCTCCTCATGTTCCCTTGGACGCACGGAAAAAGTATCTCGATCGGTTTCCCGATGCGATGCCTGAACGCCGCCGCCAAGCGCTCGCCATGCTTTCGGCCGTTGATGACGGCGTGGGCCGGATCGTAAGCACACTCGCAAAACACAATCTGACACAGAAAACGCTAATTTTCTATATCGGCGACAATGGGGCTCCATTGAAAATTCACAAACGAGACGCTCCCGGCGGTGGTCCAGGCTGGGATGGTTCGCTGAACGATCCACTCAATGGCGAAAAAGGCATGTTGTCCGAAGGTGGCATGCACGTTCCGTTCGTGGTTTCATGGCCAGGGACTATTCCCGCAGGCCAGATCTATGATCACCCGATCAGCGCCTTGGACGTCGCAGCAACCGCAGCATCACTTGCCAAAATCGACGTCGAGCCCGGTGAGCCCGGTAAGCTCGATGAGCTCGACGGCGTAAACCTGATTCCGTTTCTCACCGGTCAAGACAATTCGGCTCCGCACGACGCTCTTATGTGGCGTTGGATCGCTCAGTCTGCGATTCGTGAAGGTGATTGGAAGTTGTTGCGCGGTGGAGATCGCGAGTATCTGTACAACCTCGAATCCGACATCGAAGAGAAACATAGTTTGATGGCCACCCATCCGGACATCGCTGATCGTCTGCGTGAAAAGCTCAAAACATGGTCGGAAACGTTGGACCCACCCGGGCTAACGACCGGCCCCATGGCGAAGACGTGGCACGATTACTACGACTTCTACATGGAGGGGAAACCTCTAACGCCTTCGAATGACAAGACCACCGCTGGTAACAACGCAAAGCAGAAACAGAAGCGACGACGTGCAATTCGCGCGAAGGCGGCGGCCAACGACTAA